From Nocardioides faecalis:
CCACGAGCTGTCCCCCTGAGCCCGGGCCCGAGGCCCGGGCCGGACCGACCCCCGGCGCGCTCAGACGTGCGTGTGGGCGCCGGGACCGCTGACCTTGATGCCTGCCGGGTCGTCGAGGCTCCAGGTGAGCTCGTAGGTGCGCCGGTAGCCGGTGTGCTGGATCCGCCAGCCCTGCTCCGTGCGCACGTAGCGGTCGGTGTAGATCGCGCCGCCCTCGAGGGCGAAGCGGAACTCGTCGACGATGACCTTGTCGTGCAGGTACCACTGCGCCGAGGCGCGGTCGGGTGCCTCGGCGTCGACGTCGATCTCGGGGTGGTGCACGTGGTGCATCGTGAGCACGCCGGGCCCCATGTTGGTGCGCATGTAGTCGACCAGGGCGGCCGGGTCCTCGAAGGCCAGGCCGTTGTAGTCGGCGGTCGCGTCCGGGGCGAAGCAGTCGGCGAACTCGTCCCACTGCTTCGTGTCCAGGGTGCGCAGGTAGCGGTACTTGAGGCGGCTGATCGCGGTGATGTCGTCGAGCGGTGAGGGAGTCATGGTCGCCGACTGTAACGGCGATCACACGCGGTGACACCCGTCGTTAACCCTGAGGGCCCGCAGGCGGAAACCTCGCGCGCGCACCCTGGCCAGCATGACCACCTCGACGACCCCCGTCGTGCCCGGCTCCACGGCCCGTCACCCGGAGCCCGTCGGCACCCGCC
This genomic window contains:
- a CDS encoding nuclear transport factor 2 family protein — protein: MTPSPLDDITAISRLKYRYLRTLDTKQWDEFADCFAPDATADYNGLAFEDPAALVDYMRTNMGPGVLTMHHVHHPEIDVDAEAPDRASAQWYLHDKVIVDEFRFALEGGAIYTDRYVRTEQGWRIQHTGYRRTYELTWSLDDPAGIKVSGPGAHTHV